A single window of Salvelinus namaycush isolate Seneca chromosome 11, SaNama_1.0, whole genome shotgun sequence DNA harbors:
- the LOC120056172 gene encoding zinc finger E-box-binding homeobox 1-like — MADGPRCKRRKQANPRRNNVTNYNNVVEAQSDSDDEDKLHIVEEDPDGDGTVPEDTAAVDQSTSLKGREEERGRGRECGSEEEEEEEEEDEEEEEGGKDALVEEMIQQGDTAVIYPKAPDGKQKSAPERGVPEKTGTPDTLSQLLTCPYCSRGYKRCTALKDHIKLRHEKSEDNFSCSQCSYTFTYRTQLDCHMTQHKNQHKDPVQRHVPQTTTTTITTGGNRKFKCTECSKAFKYKHHLKEHLRIHSGEKPYECPNCKKRFSHSGSYSSHISSKKCVGMVPVNGNPSPVIKVSNQTPSQTQPSGPAAAPVRVLLLGEKTDSKPLQEQLPHTQIKSEPVDYEFKPVVMAPNGATGTNGTVFNGGVTLPQGTALPQGMVQAVVLPTMGLMSPISINLSDLQNMLKVAMDGNVLRQVLGTANGLVTSKQGFVTQAGQQVISAISLPGFVDQDGTTKIIINYSLEPSPAQQPTAPQLLKQEAPPPTTNTNTASATNTQSASKVTEKLPQDLNINETEPADSERESEMETETEAETPKAQTGKTRCLLCDNCPGDLNELHMVQHCQPVNAPLDPSIAALMAEAGITPGQHPLKNLLSLLKAYFALNAEPTEEELAKISDNVSLPVDVVKKWFEKMRSGQITVGPPGSSPDDSGLSDSSTETQLDQEKSRTEIEEQHASAQTQETSSSQPPNSSPASTSPSVSASAPSPLNLSSSGLVIVKTEVDSEREAQDLPLDLSLPKQPQSQPQVPHVPQEQPLNLTCLKETVQAQLPGLQGTTNTIYVTSSPQTTIPNPVNIMTTRLVAITNQGSGVPCLRAISTGTTKRTILIPQLTYTYTTTACRGATGADGAQKTVRINGCQEEKSATSSEVVSTVEEQDNSDSSPPQKKMRRLQSGMYSCDLCDKIFQKSSSLLRHKYEHTGKRPHECGICDKAFKHKHHLIEHTRLHSGEKPYRCDKCGKCFSHSGSYSQHMNHRYSYCKKEPRGGRQGGRQLGMSPEMSPQTEEQQSDSRPTSPPSQLDSDERESEEELEEEEGMAAMSMDDIRVVQVGEDDEESEIYEVEEFGGERQEEEEGSRE, encoded by the exons AGATCAAAGCACATCATtaaaaggaagagaggaagagagaggtagaggcaga GAGTGTGgctcagaagaggaggaggaggaggaggaggaggatgaggaggaagaggaggggggtaAGGATGCTCTGGTAGAGGAGATGATCCAGCAGGGAGACACGGCGGTCATCTACCCCAAGGCTCCGGACGGCAAACAGAAAAGCGCGCCTGAGAGAGGGGTCCCAGAGAAGACCG gCACGCCAGACACCCTCTCCCAGCTCCTGACTTGTCCGTACTGCTCACGGGGCTACAAGCGCTGCACGGCCCTGAAGGACCACATCAAGCTACGGCACGAGAAGAGCGAGGACAACTTCAGCTGCTCCCAGTGCAGCTACACCTTCACCTACCGTACACAACTGGACTGTCATATGACCCAACACAAGAACCAACACAAGGATCCTGTACAG cgTCATGTACCCCAGACCACCACCACAACGATAACAACAGGGGGGAACAGGAAGTTCAAGTGTACTGAGTGTTCCAAGGCTTTTAAATATAAGCACCACCTGAAGGAGCATCTTCGCATCCACAGCG GAGAGAAGCCGTACGAGTGCCCAAACTGTAAGAAGAGGTTTTCCCACTCAGGGTCCTACAGTTCTCACATCAGCAGTAAGAAGTGTGTTGGCATGGTGCCTGTCAACGGCAACCCCAGCCCAGTCATTAAGGTCTCCAACCAGACCCCCAGCCAGACCCAGCCCTCTGGCCCCGCCGCGGCCCCAGTCCGAGTGCTCCTCCTGGGGGAGAAGACAGACAGCAAGCCCCTGCAGGAGCAGCTCCCCCACACTCAGATCAAATCTGAGCCTGTGGACTATGAGTTCAAGCCGGTGGTGATGGCGCCTAACGGGGCGACGGGGACTAATGGGACGGTGTTTAACGGTGGCGTGACGCTACCCCAGGGCACGGCATTGCCTCAGGGCATGGTCCAGGCGGTGGTACTGCCTACCATGGGTCTGATGTCTCCAATCAGTATTAACCTCAGCGACCTGCAGAACATGCTcaag GTGGCCATGGATGGGAACGTGCTGCGTCAGGTGTTGGGGACGGCCAACGGGCTGGTGACCTCCAAGCAGGGGTTTGTGACACAGGCTGGCCAGCAGGTAATCTCAGCCATCAGCCTGCCTGGCTTCGTGGACCAGGACGGTACCACCAAGATCATCATTAACTACAGCCTGGAGCCAAGCCCAGCCCAGCAGCCCACCGCCCCTCAGCTCCTCAAGCAAGAGGCTCCCCCtcccaccaccaacaccaacaccgcCAGcgccacaaacacacagtcagcCTCCAAAGTAACAGAGAAACTCCCCCAGGACCTCAACATCAACGAGACCGAGCCGGCCGACTCGGAGCGCGagtcagagatggagacagagactgaAGCTGAGACACCAAAGGCCCAGACAGGCAAGACAAGGTGTCTACTGTGTGACAACTGTCCTGGTGATTTGAATGAACTGCACATGGTCCAGCATTGTCAACCTGTCAACGCCCCCCTCGACCCCTCCATCGCCGCCCTCATGGCCGAGGCAGGGATAACACCAGGCCAGCACCCTCTAAAGAATCTGCTCTCACTCCTCAAGGCCTACTTCGCCTTAAACGCCGAGCCTACCGAGGAAGAGCTGGCCAAGATCTCTGACAATGTCAGCCTGCCCGTGGACGTGGTCAAGAAGTGGTTTGAGAAAATGCGGTCTGGTCAGATCACGGTTGGACCCCCTGGTTCCTCTCCAGATGACTCTGGACTTTCAGATTCCAGCACAGAGACCCAGCTAGACCAAGAGAAGAGCAGGACAGAGATAGAGGAGCAGCATGCCTCAGCCCAAACACAGGAGACATCATCTTCCCAACCTCCCAACAGTTCCCCTGCCTCGACGTCCCCCTCGGTCTCAGCCTCGGCCCCCTCACCACTAAACCTCTCCTCCAGCGGCCTGGTCATCGTGAAGACTGAGGTCGACTCTGAGCGCGAGGCTCAAGATCTTCCCCTGGACCTGTCCCTTCCCAAGCAGCCCCAGTCACAGCCCCAGGTCCCCCATGTCCCACAGGAGCAGCCCCTCAACCTCACCTGCCTGAAGGAGACAGTCCAGGCCCAGCTCCCAGGGCTCCAGGGAACCACCAACACCATCTACGTCACCTCCTCCCCCCAAACGACCATCCCCAACCCGGTGAACATAATGACCACCCGGCTAGTAGCCATCACCAACCAGGGCAGCGGTGTGCCCTGCCTCAGGGCCATCTCCACCGGCACCACCAAACGGACCATCCTCATCCCCCagctcacatacacatacaccactacagcATGCAGAGGGGCCACTGGGGCCGACGGAGCCCAGAAGACCGTCAGAATCAACGGCTGCCAG GAGGAGAAGTCTGCCACCAGCTCAGAGGTTGTGTCGACGGTAGAGGAGCAGGATAACTCAGACTCTTCCCCTCCGCAGAAGAAGATGCGTCGACTGCAGAGCGGGATGTACTCCTGTGACCTGTGTGACAAGATCTTCCAAAAGAGCAGCTCCCTGCTCAGGCATAAATACGAACACACAG GAAAACGGCCACATGAGTGCGGCATCTGCGACAAAGCCTTCAAACACAAGCACCACTTGATAGAACACACGCGACTGCACTCCGGAGAGAAGCCCTACCGCTGTGACAAGTGTGGCAAGTGTTTCTCCCACTCTGGCTCCTACAGCCAGCACATGAACCACCGATACTCCTACTGCAAGAAGGAGCCCCGGGGAGGGCGGCAGGGGGGACGCCAGCTCGGGATGAGCCCCGAAATGAGTCCTCAAACAGAAGAGCAGCAGTCAGACAGCCGACCCACCTCCCCACCTTCCCAACTGGACTCAgacgagagggagagtgaggaggagctggaggaagaggagggcatGGCGGCCATGAGCATGGACGACATACGGGTGGTGCAAGTGGGTGAGGATGACGAGGAGAGTGAGATCTACGAGGTGGAGGAGTTTGGGGGGGAGaggcaagaggaggaggaagggagcagagag